One genomic segment of Gossypium arboreum isolate Shixiya-1 chromosome 3, ASM2569848v2, whole genome shotgun sequence includes these proteins:
- the LOC108455795 gene encoding uncharacterized protein LOC108455795: MDFPFAQNPFDASFRPRYERSFRGIPVQVMPEASQPQSLKPKIVSIPVQFVGSERGRSDSAIKIQKVFRGFLVRKNVKKIMAIREQVNDIERSVSKTETVELIRNDPKQRLKVNENLMSLLFKLDSVKGVDSCVRDFRKSVIKKAIALQEMVDAIISGNQFVDSSKNAEVIDQNQGIIDSSDKSNQILEWEATEDAECVANLSESEGSFTVAVGGNAEKILESSGNESQSNWLGDEEGENRRGQSDNNRKEILERIMEENEKMTRMMETLSERNEMQTRMLSALTQRVEQLEKAFLCDKLRRKKRRSDEKSQDIRKCGGKR; encoded by the coding sequence ATGGACTTCCCTTTTGCCCAAAATCCATTCGATGCGTCGTTTCGCCCCCGCTATGAGAGAAGCTTTAGAGGGATCCCGGTTCAGGTAATGCCCGAGGCGTCGCAGCCTCAGTCTCTTAAACCCAAGATTGTATCCATCCCCGTCCAATTCGTCGGTTCGGAGCGAGGCAGATCCGACTCGGCAATCAAGATCCAGAAGGTGTTTCGAGGATTTCTGGTAAGAAAAAACGTGAAGAAGATCATGGCAATAAGGGAGCAAGTGAATGACATCGAGCGTAGTGTCTCCAAGACAGAGACTGTGGAATTGATTCGGAATGACCCAAAGCAGAGATTGAAAGTGAACGAGAATCTGATGAGCTTGCTTTTCAAATTGGATTCTGTTAAAGGAGTGGATTCTTGTGTTAGGGATTTCAGGAAATCCGTTATTAAAAAGGCGATTGCGTTACAAGAGATGGTTGACGCCATTATTTCTGGTAACCAGTTCGTGGATTCCAGCAAAAATGCGGAAGTAATTGACCAAAATCAAGGTATTATCGATTCTTCAGATAAAAGCAATCAAATTTTAGAGTGGGAAGCAACAGAGGATGCTGAATGTGTGGCTAATTTGAGTGAATCGGAAGGAAGTTTTACTGTTGCAGTCGGAGGTAATGCGGAGAAGATATTGGAAAGCAGTGGGAATGAGAGTCAAAGCAATTGGTTAGGAGATGAAGAAGGTGAAAATAGAAGAGGGCAGTCTGATAATAATAGGAAGGAGATATTAGAGAGGATAATGGAGGAGAATGAGAAGATGACGAGGATGATGGAGACATTGTCCGAGAGAAACGAAATGCAAACTCGGATGCTGAGTGCCTTGACTCAAAGGGTGGAGCAGCTGGAGAAAGCATTCTTGTGTGACAAATTGAGGAGAAAGAAACGGAGAAGTGATGAGAAATCACAGGATATCAGGAAGTGCGGAGGGAAGAGATAG